One genomic window of Sardina pilchardus chromosome 15, fSarPil1.1, whole genome shotgun sequence includes the following:
- the ptgs2b gene encoding prostaglandin G/H synthase 2 — MIRSIAFLFLIHLALVLCEEGNPCCSQPCQNRGVCTALASGAYECDCTRTGYYGHNCTTPEYSTWLKKTLKPSPNTVHYILTHFKGLWAIINKISFLRDGIMRYVLTSRSHLIESPPTFNSEYDYKNWEAYSNLSYYTRTLPPVPRDCPTPMGVVGKKELPDAKQLAEKLLLRRNFIPDPQRSSLMFAFFAQHFTHQFFKSDMKKGPAFTRALNHGVDLGHIYGEDLARQHKLRLFKGGKLRYQVVNGEVYPPLVSEVGAEMHYPPHVPESMRLAVGHEAFGLVPGLMLYATIWLREHNRVCEVLQEVHPDWDDERLFQTTRLILIGETIKIVIEDYVQHLSGYHFKLKFDPELLFNQQFQYQNRIASEFNTLYHWHPLMPEDFHIEEEVYSYKQFVFNTSILLDHGVNHLVDSFTHQIAGRVAGGRNVPAAVLMVAIKSIENSRQMRYQSLNAYRKRFNMKAYTSFEDLTGETEMAAELREMYGHVDAVELYSGLLVEKPRANAIFGETMVEMGAPYSLKGLMGNPICSPEYWKPSTFGGQVGFGIVNSASLQRLVCNNVKGPCPLASFNVPDVKDAGSATINSSTANAAASDVNPTVIIKERTSEL; from the exons ATGATCAGATCTATAGCGTTTCTTTTTCTCATACACCTGGCATTGGTGTTATGTGAGGAAG GCAACCCCTGCTGTTCGCAACCTTGCCAGAACCGGGGAGTATGCACAGCATTAGCCAGCGGTGCCTATGAGTGTGACTGTACCAGGACAGGTTACTACGGACATAATTGCACAACAC CCGAGTACTCCACCTGGTTGAAAAAGACTCTGAAGCCGTCCCCAAACACGGTCCACTACATCCTCACTCATTTCAAAGGACTATGGGCTATCATCAACAAAATCTCTTTCTTGCGGGATGGCATCATGCGTTATGTTCTAACAT cCCGGTCACATTTGATTGAAAGTCCTCCAACCTTCAACTCAGAGTATGATTACAAAAACTGGGAGGCTTATTCCAACCTTAGTTATTACACACGCACCCTACCGCCAGTACCACGGGATTGCCCAACACCCATGGGAGTTGTGG GCAAAAAGGAGCTGCCCGACGCTAAACAGTTGGCGGAGAAACTGCTGCTGAGGAGGAACTTCATCCCCGACCCACAGCGCTCCAGCCTTATGTTCGCCTTCTTCGCCCAGCACTTCACGCACCAGTTCTTCAAGAGCGACATGAAAAAAGGGCCCGCGTTCACGCGCGCCCTCAACCATGGG GTGGACTTGGGCCACATCTACGGGGAAGACCTGGCGAGGCAGCACAAGCTCCGGCTGTTTAAGGGTGGAAAGCTGAGGTATCAGGTGGTGAACGGTGAGGTGTACCCTCCCCTGGTCAGCGAGGTCGGCGCGGAGATGCACTACCCACCCCACGTGCCCGAGTCTATGCGCCTGGCTGTGGGCCACGAGGCCTTCGGCCTGGTGCCCGGGCTGATGCTGTACGCCACCATCTGGCTGCGCGAGCACAACCGCGTCTGTGAGGTGCTGCAGGAGGTGCACCCCGACTGGGACGACGAGAGACTCTTCCAGACCACGCGTCTCATTCTCATtg GCGAGACCATCAAGATTGTGATCGAGGACTACGTGCAGCACCTGAGCGGCTACCACTTCAAGCTCAAGTTCGACCCGGAGCTGCTCTTCAACCAGCAGTTCCAGTACCAGAACCGCATCGCGTCCGAGTTCAACACCCTCTACCACTGGCACCCGCTCATGCCCGAGGACTTCCACATCGAGGAGGAGGTCTACTCCTACAAGCAGTTTGTCTTCAACACCTCCATCCTCCTCGACCACGGCGTCAACCACCTGGTCGACTCCTTCACCCACCAGATCGCGGGCAGA GTGGCTGGAGGCAGAAATGTACCTGCCGCTGTGTTGATGGTGGCCATCAAATCCATTGAGAACAGCCGTCAGATGCGCTACCAGTCCCTCAATGCCTACAGGAAGCGTTTCAACATGAAAGCCTATACCTCCTTTGAAGATCTTACAG GTGAAACAGAGATGGCTGCCGAGCTGAGAGAGATGTACGGCCATGTGGACGCTGTGGAGCTCTACTCGGGCCTGCTGGTGGAGAAGCCCCGGGCCAACGCCATCTTCGGGGAGACCATGGTGGAGATGGGGGCCCCCTACTCGCTGAAGGGCCTCATGGGAAACCCTATCTGCTCTCCGGAGTACTGGAAGCCAAGCACGTTTGGCGGCCAGGTGGGCTTCGGGATCGTCAACAGCGCTTCGCTGCAGCGGCTGGTGTGTAACAACGTCAAAGGGCCCTGCCCGCTGGCGTCCTTCAACGTGCCTGATGTGAAAGATGCTGGTTCGGCCACCATCAATTCCAGCACTGCAAATGCAGCCGCCAGTGATGTCAACCCAACTGTCATTATCAAAGAGAGAACGTCTGAGCTCTGA